A DNA window from Streptomyces parvus contains the following coding sequences:
- the phoU gene encoding phosphate signaling complex protein PhoU — protein sequence MRDAYHEELDSIGEGLVEMARLVGSAIGRATTSMLDADLTLAENVIAGDQKVDDLQHDLEARAIALLARQQPVATDLRIVVTSLRMSADLERSGDLAQHVAKLARLRFPQSAVPHDLHATILEMGQLAQRLMAKAAEVIITKDVDLALQLEQDDDEMDLLHRTLFQHLMDDRWKHGIETAVDVTLLGRYYERFADHAVSVAKRVVYLVTGEHADEIQAAAPVEGA from the coding sequence ATGCGCGACGCTTACCACGAGGAACTCGACTCGATCGGGGAAGGCCTGGTCGAGATGGCCCGGCTGGTCGGCTCGGCGATCGGGCGGGCGACCACGTCCATGCTCGACGCCGACCTGACGCTGGCGGAGAACGTGATCGCCGGCGACCAGAAGGTCGACGACCTCCAGCACGACCTGGAGGCGCGCGCCATCGCGCTCCTGGCCCGCCAGCAGCCGGTGGCGACGGACCTGCGCATCGTGGTGACCTCGCTGCGGATGAGCGCCGACCTGGAGCGCTCGGGCGACCTCGCCCAGCATGTGGCGAAGCTGGCCCGGCTGCGCTTCCCGCAGTCGGCGGTCCCGCACGACCTGCACGCCACCATTCTGGAGATGGGCCAGCTCGCCCAGCGCCTGATGGCCAAGGCGGCCGAGGTCATCATCACCAAGGACGTCGATCTGGCGCTCCAGCTGGAGCAGGACGACGACGAGATGGACCTGCTGCACCGCACGCTGTTCCAGCACCTGATGGACGACCGCTGGAAGCACGGCATCGAGACGGCCGTCGATGTCACGCTGCTGGGCCGCTACTACGAGCGCTTCGCCGACCACGCGGTGTCGGTCGCCAAGCGCGTGGTCTACCTGGTGACGGGTGAGCACGCGGACGAGATCCAGGCGGCGGCTCCGGTCGAGGGCGCGTAG
- a CDS encoding MFS transporter: MSVAGLRTAARETVSGMPREFWWLWTSTLVNRLGAFVATFMALYLTLDRGYSASYAGLVAALHGLGGVISSLGAGVMTDRLGRRPTMLIAQTSTAVSVAVLGFMQHPFAIAAVAFFVGMASNASRPAVQAMMADIVPPKDRVRAFSLNYWAINLGFAISSAGAGFIAEYSYLAGFLGEALMTLVCAVLVFLKVPESRPEEAVVKSVGGKRPKDEVRLTTVLRDGRYMGVVGLSFLVSLIFQQGYVGLPVAMGTDGLSSSDFGTAIAVNGVLIVVLQIPVTRFIQDRDPRRLLIISSLLAGYGFGLTAFAGSVAAYALTVCVWTLAEIVNAPTQTGIVVQLSPAKGRGRYQGMYTMSWSVAALVAPLMSGFVIDHYGAAWLWAACAVIGTVAGLGYWLLMRNLPREEHTAADALPEPAPVPAEARPDQAEPDAAPAAAVERAR, encoded by the coding sequence ATGTCCGTCGCCGGTCTGCGCACGGCCGCCCGCGAGACCGTCTCCGGGATGCCCCGAGAGTTCTGGTGGTTGTGGACCAGCACCCTGGTCAACCGCCTCGGCGCGTTCGTCGCGACCTTCATGGCCCTGTACCTGACCCTGGACCGGGGCTACTCCGCCTCGTACGCGGGGCTCGTCGCCGCCCTCCACGGGCTCGGCGGGGTCATCTCCTCGCTCGGCGCGGGCGTGATGACCGACCGGCTCGGGCGGCGGCCCACCATGCTGATCGCCCAGACGTCCACCGCCGTGTCCGTGGCGGTGCTCGGGTTCATGCAGCACCCCTTCGCCATCGCCGCCGTGGCGTTCTTCGTCGGCATGGCGAGCAACGCGTCCCGCCCCGCCGTCCAGGCGATGATGGCGGACATCGTGCCCCCGAAGGACCGCGTCCGGGCCTTCTCGCTCAACTACTGGGCCATCAACCTCGGCTTCGCGATCTCCTCCGCCGGGGCCGGTTTCATCGCCGAGTACAGCTACCTCGCCGGCTTCCTCGGCGAGGCCCTGATGACCCTCGTCTGCGCCGTCCTCGTCTTTCTGAAGGTGCCGGAGTCGCGGCCCGAGGAAGCGGTGGTGAAGTCCGTCGGCGGCAAGCGTCCCAAGGACGAGGTGCGGCTGACCACCGTCCTGCGCGACGGCCGTTACATGGGGGTCGTGGGGCTGTCGTTCCTGGTGTCGCTGATCTTCCAGCAGGGGTATGTGGGGCTGCCGGTGGCGATGGGTACGGACGGGCTGTCCAGCTCCGACTTCGGTACCGCCATCGCCGTCAACGGCGTGCTGATCGTGGTCCTCCAGATCCCCGTCACCCGCTTCATCCAGGACCGCGACCCGCGCCGGCTGCTGATCATCTCCTCGCTGCTCGCCGGGTACGGCTTCGGGCTCACCGCCTTCGCCGGGTCGGTCGCCGCGTACGCCCTCACCGTCTGCGTCTGGACGCTGGCCGAGATCGTGAACGCGCCCACCCAGACGGGCATCGTCGTCCAGCTCTCGCCCGCCAAGGGCCGGGGCCGCTACCAGGGCATGTACACGATGTCCTGGTCGGTGGCCGCGCTCGTCGCGCCGCTGATGTCCGGCTTCGTGATCGACCACTACGGCGCCGCCTGGCTCTGGGCCGCCTGCGCCGTCATCGGCACCGTCGCCGGGCTCGGCTACTGGCTGCTGATGCGCAACCTGCCGCGCGAGGAGCACACCGCGGCCGACGCCCTGCCCGAGCCCGCTCCCGTCCCGGCCGAGGCCCGCCCGGACCAGGCCGAACCGGATGCCGCACCCGCGGCGGCGGTCGAACGGGCCCGCTGA
- a CDS encoding phosphoglyceromutase, giving the protein MADAPYKLILLRHGESEWNAKNLFTGWVDVNLTEKGEKEAVRGGELLKDAGLLPDVLHTSLQRRAIRTAQLALESADRLWIPVRRSWRLNERHYGALQGKDKAQTLAEFGEEQFMLWRRSYDTPPPPLARDAEYSQFDDPRYATLPPELRPDTECLKDVVVRMLPYWFDSIVPDLLTGRTVLVAAHGNSLRALVKHLDGISDEDIAGLNIPTGIPLSYELDADFKPLKPGGTYLDPDAAKAAIEAVKNQGKKK; this is encoded by the coding sequence ATGGCCGACGCACCGTACAAGCTGATCCTCCTCCGCCACGGCGAGAGCGAATGGAACGCGAAGAACCTGTTCACCGGTTGGGTGGACGTCAACCTCACCGAAAAGGGCGAGAAGGAAGCAGTCCGCGGCGGTGAGCTGCTCAAGGACGCCGGTCTGCTCCCCGACGTCCTGCACACCTCCCTCCAGCGCCGCGCGATCCGCACCGCGCAGCTGGCCCTGGAGTCCGCCGACCGCCTCTGGATCCCGGTCCGCCGCTCCTGGCGCCTGAACGAGCGCCACTACGGCGCGCTCCAGGGCAAGGACAAGGCGCAGACGCTCGCCGAGTTCGGCGAGGAGCAGTTCATGCTGTGGCGCCGCTCGTACGACACCCCGCCGCCGCCGCTGGCCCGCGACGCCGAGTACAGCCAGTTCGACGACCCGCGCTACGCGACCCTCCCCCCGGAGCTGCGCCCGGACACGGAGTGCCTGAAGGACGTCGTCGTCCGCATGCTCCCGTACTGGTTCGACAGCATCGTCCCGGACCTGCTCACGGGCCGCACGGTCCTGGTCGCCGCACACGGCAACAGCCTCCGCGCCCTGGTGAAGCACCTGGACGGCATCTCGGACGAGGACATCGCGGGCCTCAACATCCCGACGGGCATCCCGCTCTCCTACGAGCTCGACGCCGACTTCAAGCCGCTGAAGCCGGGAGGCACGTACCTCGACCCGGATGCGGCGAAGGCCGCGATCGAGGCCGTGAAGAACCAGGGCAAGAAGAAGTAG
- a CDS encoding class I SAM-dependent methyltransferase → MTSSELWTRETADRYDAEEAENSSPAVLEPTLDLLAELAGDGKALEFAIGTGRVGVPLRRRGVPVTGIELSEPMAVVLRRKADEKTLPVVIGDMATTVVAGEFTLVYLVYNTISNLLTQDEQVACFENAARHLAPGGRFVIELVVPPLRFLPPGQVAVPFDVSERHLGFDTFDLVEQLLVSHHFTRDDDGRYRRGASRHRYAWPAELDLMARIAGLELERRIGDWDGTPFTDDSAKHISVWRKPD, encoded by the coding sequence GTGACGAGCAGTGAACTGTGGACCCGGGAGACCGCCGACCGCTACGACGCCGAGGAGGCCGAGAACTCCTCGCCCGCCGTCCTCGAACCGACCCTCGACCTCCTCGCCGAACTCGCCGGAGACGGAAAGGCCCTGGAGTTCGCCATCGGCACCGGCCGCGTGGGCGTGCCGCTGCGGCGACGCGGCGTACCGGTGACGGGCATCGAACTGTCCGAACCGATGGCGGTGGTGCTCCGCCGCAAGGCCGACGAGAAGACGCTCCCGGTGGTGATCGGGGACATGGCCACGACGGTCGTTGCCGGCGAGTTCACCCTGGTCTACCTCGTCTACAACACCATCTCGAACCTGCTCACCCAGGACGAACAGGTCGCATGCTTCGAGAACGCGGCCCGGCATCTGGCCCCCGGCGGCCGTTTCGTCATCGAACTGGTCGTGCCGCCGCTGCGGTTCCTGCCGCCCGGGCAGGTCGCGGTGCCGTTCGACGTGTCCGAGCGGCATCTCGGCTTCGACACCTTCGACCTGGTCGAGCAGCTCCTCGTCTCGCACCACTTCACCCGCGACGACGACGGCCGCTACCGCCGGGGCGCCTCCCGCCACCGCTACGCCTGGCCGGCCGAGCTGGACCTGATGGCCCGTATCGCGGGGCTGGAGCTGGAACGCCGGATCGGGGACTGGGACGGCACGCCGTTCACGGACGACTCCGCCAAGCACATCTCGGTGTGGCGCAAGCCGGACTGA
- a CDS encoding YbjN domain-containing protein has translation MADAPDETAAAQVIEATLNDAGLAWESPERGNYVVTLPGTHKLSTTCSLIVGKHSLSLNAFVVRHPDENDAEVHRWLLEHNLRLFGVSYAIDSLGDVYLVGKLPLSVVTAEELDRLLGVVLEAADGAFNTLLELGFASSIRKEYAWRVARGESTRNLDAFSHLTRGASDS, from the coding sequence ATGGCTGACGCACCCGACGAGACAGCAGCGGCCCAGGTCATCGAGGCGACGCTGAACGATGCCGGGCTCGCATGGGAGAGCCCGGAGCGCGGCAACTACGTGGTGACCCTGCCGGGCACGCACAAGCTGTCGACGACCTGTTCCCTGATCGTCGGCAAGCACTCCCTCTCCCTCAACGCGTTCGTCGTCCGGCACCCGGACGAGAACGACGCCGAGGTGCACCGCTGGCTGCTGGAGCACAACCTCCGCCTTTTCGGGGTGAGTTACGCGATCGACTCGCTCGGCGACGTCTACCTGGTCGGCAAGCTCCCCCTGTCGGTGGTCACCGCCGAGGAGCTGGACCGGCTGCTCGGCGTGGTCCTCGAAGCGGCCGACGGGGCGTTCAACACCCTGCTGGAGCTGGGTTTCGCGAGCTCGATCCGCAAGGAGTACGCATGGCGGGTGGCGCGCGGTGAGTCCACCCGGAACCTGGACGCGTTCAGCCATCTGACCCGGGGTGCGTCCGACAGCTGA
- the mshA gene encoding D-inositol-3-phosphate glycosyltransferase, with amino-acid sequence MSQYVSRLGSTRTAARLRFPGGFSGASRKPRRIAMLSVHTSPLHQPGTGDAGGMNVYIVELAKRLAAINIEVEIFTRATTGSLAPAVELAPGVLVRHVDAGPYEGLAKEDLPAQLCAFTHGVMQAWAGQRPGYYDLVHSHYWLSGQVGWLAAQRWGVPLVHAMHTMAKVKNAALAEGDAPEPPARVIGETQIVNASDRLIANTAEEADELVRFYGADPAAVAVVHPGVNLDRFRPADGRVAARARLGLPQDALIPLFAGRIQPLKAPDVLLRAVAVLLDRDPALRSRIVVPVVGGPSGSGLAKPEGLQKLAARLGIADVVRFCPPVGQDRLADWFRAASVLVMPSYSESFGLVAIEAQAAGTPVVAAAVGGLPVAVRDEVSGFLIPGHEPEAYARALGRFADAPELVDRMGAAAAAHARSFGWDTAASATADVYTAALCDHRRRARAHHG; translated from the coding sequence GTGAGCCAGTACGTCTCCCGGCTCGGCTCCACCCGGACGGCCGCGCGCCTCAGGTTCCCCGGAGGCTTCTCCGGAGCCTCCCGCAAACCGCGCCGCATCGCGATGCTCTCCGTGCACACCTCCCCTCTCCACCAGCCCGGTACCGGCGACGCGGGCGGGATGAACGTCTACATCGTCGAGCTGGCCAAGCGCCTCGCCGCGATCAACATCGAGGTCGAGATCTTCACCCGGGCGACCACCGGCTCCCTGGCCCCCGCGGTCGAGCTGGCCCCCGGCGTCCTGGTCCGGCACGTCGACGCCGGACCGTACGAAGGTCTCGCCAAGGAGGACCTGCCCGCCCAGCTCTGTGCCTTCACCCACGGCGTGATGCAGGCCTGGGCCGGTCAGCGCCCGGGCTACTACGACCTCGTGCACTCCCACTACTGGCTCTCCGGCCAGGTCGGCTGGCTCGCCGCGCAGCGCTGGGGCGTACCGCTCGTGCACGCCATGCACACCATGGCCAAGGTCAAGAACGCCGCGCTCGCCGAGGGCGACGCCCCCGAGCCGCCCGCCCGGGTCATCGGCGAGACCCAGATCGTGAACGCCTCCGACCGGCTGATCGCCAACACCGCCGAGGAGGCCGACGAGCTCGTCCGCTTCTACGGCGCCGACCCGGCCGCCGTCGCCGTGGTCCACCCCGGCGTCAACCTCGACCGCTTCCGCCCGGCCGACGGCCGCGTCGCCGCGCGCGCCCGGCTCGGCCTGCCGCAGGACGCGCTGATCCCGCTCTTCGCGGGCCGCATCCAGCCGTTGAAGGCCCCGGACGTGCTGCTGCGCGCGGTGGCCGTGCTGCTGGACCGGGACCCGGCGCTGCGCTCGCGCATCGTGGTGCCGGTGGTCGGCGGGCCGAGCGGCAGCGGGCTCGCCAAGCCCGAGGGGCTCCAGAAACTGGCCGCGCGCCTCGGTATCGCCGACGTCGTACGGTTCTGTCCGCCGGTGGGCCAGGACCGGCTGGCGGACTGGTTCCGGGCCGCGTCGGTGCTGGTCATGCCGTCGTACAGCGAGTCCTTCGGCCTGGTCGCCATCGAGGCCCAGGCGGCGGGCACGCCGGTGGTCGCGGCGGCCGTGGGCGGACTGCCGGTCGCGGTGCGCGACGAGGTCAGCGGCTTCCTGATACCCGGGCACGAGCCGGAGGCGTACGCCCGCGCGCTCGGGCGGTTCGCGGACGCGCCGGAGCTGGTCGACCGCATGGGTGCGGCCGCCGCGGCGCACGCCCGGTCCTTCGGCTGGGACACGGCCGCATCGGCGACCGCCGACGTGTACACAGCCGCGCTCTGCGACCACCGCCGCCGGGCCCGGGCGCACCACGGCTGA
- a CDS encoding NlpC/P60 family protein: protein MNRRHCATAAITLVCALALLTSTGQASAAPVPEPSPSSSSSPAGSPQRYSNADLEKVREQIETLYRKAGAATDAYNLAEEQTKKQSGEIVKLAKAIVEGQTRIAALKDRAGAQAREQYRNGGLPPGAQLALSNDPKLFLDGINKVRQGQQASKSLLTELNQTQQDLETYTQDASANWEKLEADRVRQAKAKKKINAQIKAAEKLESQLEKKERDRLRQLEQDAANAAQTAWLSSGAIKDVSGEASEAGAVAVAFATAQIGKPYVWGAEGPGSYDCSGLTSQAWLAAKRPIPRTSQEQWRLLPRIDIQDMRPGDLIIYHADASHVGMYVGDGAIVHSPRPGRNVTLAGAGSMKILGVVRPDK, encoded by the coding sequence GTGAACCGACGCCACTGCGCCACGGCCGCCATCACGCTGGTCTGTGCGCTGGCCCTGCTGACGTCCACGGGCCAGGCATCGGCCGCCCCGGTTCCGGAGCCCTCGCCGTCCTCGTCCTCCTCCCCGGCCGGCTCGCCGCAGCGCTACTCCAACGCGGACCTGGAGAAGGTCCGCGAGCAGATCGAGACGCTGTACCGGAAGGCGGGCGCGGCGACCGACGCGTACAACCTCGCCGAGGAGCAGACGAAGAAGCAGTCCGGCGAGATCGTGAAGCTGGCCAAGGCGATCGTCGAGGGCCAGACGCGCATCGCCGCGCTGAAGGACCGGGCCGGCGCCCAGGCCCGCGAGCAGTATCGCAACGGCGGCCTGCCGCCCGGCGCGCAGCTGGCCCTGAGCAACGATCCGAAGCTCTTCCTGGACGGGATCAACAAGGTCCGCCAGGGCCAGCAGGCATCCAAGTCACTGCTGACCGAGCTGAACCAGACGCAGCAGGACCTGGAGACGTACACCCAGGACGCCAGCGCCAACTGGGAGAAGCTGGAAGCGGACCGGGTCAGGCAGGCCAAGGCCAAGAAGAAGATCAACGCGCAGATCAAGGCGGCGGAGAAGCTCGAATCGCAGCTGGAGAAGAAGGAGCGCGACCGGCTGCGCCAACTGGAGCAGGACGCGGCGAACGCGGCGCAGACCGCCTGGCTCTCCTCCGGCGCGATCAAGGACGTCAGCGGCGAGGCGAGCGAGGCCGGAGCGGTGGCGGTGGCCTTCGCGACGGCGCAGATCGGCAAGCCGTACGTCTGGGGGGCCGAGGGCCCCGGCTCGTACGACTGCTCCGGCCTGACGTCCCAGGCCTGGCTGGCGGCGAAGCGGCCGATCCCGCGCACCTCGCAGGAGCAGTGGCGGCTGCTGCCGCGCATCGACATCCAGGACATGCGCCCCGGCGACCTGATCATCTACCACGCCGACGCCAGCCACGTCGGGATGTACGTCGGCGACGGCGCGATCGTCCACTCCCCGCGCCCCGGCCGCAACGTCACGCTGGCGGGCGCGGGCTCGATGAAGATCCTCGGCGTGGTCCGCCCGGACAAGTAG
- a CDS encoding PP2C family protein-serine/threonine phosphatase encodes MPVPVPQQRSVPAAETSHGDLTLLVIEDDPAGTTLTVPELSAAAGTRVRIRTARNLTEAARLLTDDVDCILLDLALPVTGSDSGPGDGPVSARAVELAALTHVLRIAPLHAVLALTAEDDPELAAEAVRVGAQDYLFRGELDARVLSRAIRYAVERKRADMAQHQLTESRLRAQENARLERGLLPTPLLDGSGLSFAARYRPGRSRALLGGDFYDVVRTPDGTVHAMIGDVCGHGPDEAALGVELRIAWRALTLAGLCGDELLSTLQQVLEHERQSEEIFATLCTVDIAPDGRRAGLCLAGHPAPLLARHGRPAGLLPCEDGGPALGLLPRARWPRRQVELGGAWSLMMYTDGLIEGRVGTGGSERLGQDGMVAMVNGRLEQGLAGEELLEAAVAEVRELNGGELTDDVAVLLLGRDPERIRRGGGSAPRSRPASSVVARPLGAQRPPL; translated from the coding sequence ATGCCCGTACCCGTACCGCAGCAGCGCTCCGTGCCCGCTGCGGAGACCTCCCACGGCGACCTCACCCTGCTGGTGATCGAGGACGACCCGGCGGGCACCACCCTCACCGTCCCCGAGCTCTCGGCGGCGGCCGGGACCCGGGTCCGTATCCGTACCGCCCGCAACCTCACCGAGGCGGCGCGGCTGCTCACCGACGACGTGGACTGCATCCTGCTGGACCTGGCCCTGCCGGTCACGGGCTCCGACAGCGGCCCGGGCGACGGCCCCGTCTCCGCCCGGGCCGTCGAGCTGGCGGCTCTCACCCACGTACTCCGCATCGCCCCGCTCCACGCGGTCCTCGCGCTGACCGCCGAGGACGACCCGGAGCTGGCGGCCGAGGCGGTACGCGTCGGGGCGCAGGACTACCTCTTCCGGGGCGAGCTGGACGCCCGGGTGCTGAGCCGCGCCATCCGGTACGCCGTGGAGCGCAAGCGCGCCGACATGGCCCAGCACCAGCTGACCGAGTCCCGGCTGCGCGCCCAGGAGAACGCCCGCCTGGAACGCGGCCTGCTCCCCACCCCGCTGCTGGACGGCTCCGGCCTGAGCTTCGCCGCCCGCTACCGCCCCGGCCGCAGCCGTGCGCTCCTCGGCGGCGACTTCTACGACGTCGTCCGCACCCCGGACGGCACGGTGCACGCGATGATCGGCGACGTCTGCGGCCACGGCCCGGACGAGGCGGCACTCGGCGTCGAGCTGCGGATCGCCTGGCGGGCGCTGACCCTGGCCGGGCTGTGCGGGGACGAGCTGCTCTCCACGCTCCAGCAGGTGCTGGAGCACGAGCGGCAGAGCGAGGAGATCTTCGCGACGCTGTGCACCGTCGACATCGCGCCCGACGGGCGGCGGGCCGGACTCTGCCTGGCCGGGCACCCCGCGCCCCTGCTCGCCCGCCACGGCCGGCCGGCCGGGTTGCTCCCGTGCGAGGACGGCGGCCCGGCGCTGGGGCTGCTGCCGCGGGCCCGTTGGCCGCGCCGGCAGGTCGAGCTGGGCGGCGCCTGGAGCCTGATGATGTACACCGACGGGCTCATCGAGGGGCGCGTGGGGACCGGCGGCAGCGAGCGGCTCGGCCAGGACGGCATGGTCGCGATGGTCAACGGCCGGCTGGAACAGGGCCTGGCGGGCGAGGAGCTGCTGGAGGCGGCGGTCGCCGAGGTGCGGGAGCTGAACGGCGGCGAGCTGACCGACGATGTGGCGGTCCTGCTGCTGGGCCGCGATCCGGAGCGGATACGACGAGGGGGCGGCAGCGCACCGCGCTCCCGCCCCGCGTCATCCGTCGTCGCACGCCCCCTGGGCGCTCAGCGCCCGCCGTTGTAG
- a CDS encoding DUF2516 family protein, with product MLLSGFGTILQLLYLAMLVLAVVAFVFAATAREDAYRAADKKKKSFWLIILGIAVAVNLLIPMLFLQLAGVVASIVFMVDVRPALKEVSGGGGRRGGSSSDGPYGPYNGGR from the coding sequence ATGTTGCTCTCAGGATTCGGCACGATTCTCCAGCTGCTCTATCTGGCGATGCTGGTGCTGGCCGTGGTCGCGTTCGTCTTCGCGGCGACCGCCCGTGAGGACGCCTACCGTGCCGCCGACAAGAAGAAGAAGTCGTTCTGGCTGATCATTCTCGGCATCGCCGTCGCCGTGAATCTGCTCATCCCGATGCTCTTCCTGCAGCTCGCGGGCGTCGTCGCGTCGATCGTGTTCATGGTCGACGTGCGCCCCGCGCTCAAGGAGGTCTCCGGCGGCGGTGGCCGCCGCGGCGGCTCCAGCAGCGACGGCCCGTACGGCCCCTACAACGGCGGGCGCTGA
- a CDS encoding helix-turn-helix domain-containing protein: MASLNVGNLGDYLREQRRAAQLSLRQLADATGVSNPYLSQIERGLRKPSADVLQQVAKALRISAETLYVRAGILDEREREELETRAVILADPSINERQKNVLLQIYDSFRRENGFAPGPDADLGADAEADAGVDAGSDAGTRNGDDAGTGTTKDQDPHS; this comes from the coding sequence ATGGCATCACTCAACGTCGGCAATCTCGGTGACTACCTGCGGGAGCAGCGCCGTGCAGCGCAGCTCTCGCTGCGGCAGCTCGCCGATGCCACCGGGGTGTCGAACCCGTATCTCAGCCAGATCGAGCGCGGTCTGCGCAAGCCCAGCGCGGACGTGCTCCAGCAGGTCGCCAAGGCGCTGCGGATCTCGGCCGAGACCCTGTACGTCCGTGCGGGGATCCTCGACGAGCGGGAGCGGGAGGAGCTGGAGACTCGGGCGGTCATTCTGGCCGATCCGTCGATCAACGAGCGGCAGAAGAACGTTCTGCTGCAGATCTACGACTCCTTCCGCCGCGAGAACGGCTTCGCGCCCGGGCCCGACGCCGACCTGGGCGCGGACGCGGAAGCGGACGCCGGTGTGGACGCCGGCAGCGATGCCGGGACCCGTAACGGCGACGACGCCGGTACGGGCACCACCAAAGACCAAGACCCTCACAGCTAG